From a single Streptomyces sp. NBC_00377 genomic region:
- a CDS encoding F0F1 ATP synthase subunit gamma: MGAQLRVYKRRIRSVTATKKITKAMEMIAASRVVKAQRKVAASAPYATELTRAVSAVGTGSNTKHPLTTEAETATRAAVLLLTSDRGLAGAFNSNAIKAAEQLTARLEAEGKEVDTYIVGRRGLAHYNFRERKVAESWSGFTDEPTYADAKKVAGPLIEAIEKETADGGVDELHIVFTEFVSMMTQTALGDRLLPLSLDEVAEESASKGEIRPLYDFEPSAEDVLDALLPRYVESRVYNALLQSAASKHAATRRAMKSATDNAGELIETLSRLANAARQAEITQEISEIVGGSAALADATAGSDR; encoded by the coding sequence ATGGGAGCCCAGCTCCGGGTCTACAAGCGTCGCATCCGATCCGTCACCGCGACCAAGAAGATCACCAAGGCGATGGAGATGATCGCCGCCTCGCGCGTCGTCAAGGCGCAGCGCAAGGTGGCGGCCTCCGCGCCGTACGCGACCGAGCTCACCCGCGCGGTCTCGGCGGTCGGTACCGGTTCGAACACCAAGCATCCGCTGACCACGGAGGCGGAGACGGCGACCCGTGCCGCGGTGCTGCTCCTCACGAGCGACCGCGGACTGGCCGGCGCCTTCAACTCCAACGCGATCAAGGCTGCCGAGCAGCTGACGGCGCGCCTCGAGGCCGAGGGCAAGGAGGTCGACACGTACATCGTCGGCCGCCGCGGTCTGGCCCACTACAACTTCCGCGAGCGCAAGGTCGCGGAGTCGTGGTCGGGCTTCACCGACGAGCCCACCTACGCGGACGCGAAGAAGGTCGCGGGTCCGCTGATCGAGGCCATCGAGAAGGAGACGGCGGACGGCGGCGTGGACGAACTCCACATCGTCTTCACCGAGTTCGTCTCGATGATGACGCAGACGGCGCTCGGCGACCGCCTGCTTCCGCTCAGCCTCGACGAGGTGGCCGAGGAGTCGGCGTCGAAGGGCGAGATCCGTCCGCTGTACGACTTCGAGCCGTCGGCGGAGGACGTCCTCGACGCCCTGCTGCCGCGCTATGTGGAGAGCCGCGTCTACAACGCTCTCCTCCAGTCGGCAGCCTCCAAGCACGCCGCCACGCGGCGCGCGATGAAGTCGGCCACCGACAACGCAGGAGAGCTCATCGAGACGCTCTCCCGCCTTGCCAACGCGGCCCGCCAGGCCGAAATCACCCAGGAAATCAGCGAGATCGTCGGTGGCTCCGCAGCCCTGGCCGACGCGACCGCGGGGAGTGACAGGTAA
- the atpA gene encoding F0F1 ATP synthase subunit alpha, with protein sequence MAELTIRPEEIRDALENFVQSYKPDAASREEVGTVTLAGDGIAKVEGLPSAMANELLKFEDGTLGLALNLEEREIGTVILGEFSGVEEGQPVTRTGEVLSVAVGEGYLGRVVDPLGNPIDGLGEIETSGRRALELQAPGVMARKSVHEPMETGYKAVDAMTPIGRGQRQLIIGDRQTGKTALAVDTIINQRDNWRSGDVKKQVRCVYVAIGQKGSTIASVRGALEEAGALEYTTIVAAPASDPAGFKYLAPYTGSAIGQQWMYEGKHVLIIFDDLSKQADAYRAVSLLLRRPPGREAYPGDVFYLHSRLLERCAKLSDDLGAGSMTGLPIVETKANDVSAFIPTNVISITDGQCFLESDLFNAGQRPALNVGISVSRVGGSAQHKAMRQVSGRLRLDLAQYRELEAFAAFGSDLDAASKSQLERGQRLVELLKQPQYQPMPTEDQVVSVWAGTTGKMDDVPVTDIRRFEKELLEYLHRKEQGLMTSIKEGAKMSDDTLTAVADAIAEFKKQFETSDGKLLGEDAPAAAK encoded by the coding sequence ATGGCGGAGCTCACGATCCGGCCGGAGGAGATCCGGGACGCGCTGGAGAACTTTGTCCAGTCGTACAAGCCGGACGCGGCCTCGCGCGAGGAGGTCGGTACGGTCACCCTTGCCGGCGACGGCATCGCGAAGGTCGAGGGCCTTCCCTCGGCCATGGCCAACGAACTGCTGAAGTTCGAGGACGGCACCCTCGGCCTCGCGCTCAACCTCGAAGAGCGCGAGATCGGTACCGTCATCCTCGGCGAGTTCAGCGGCGTCGAGGAGGGCCAGCCGGTCACCCGCACGGGAGAGGTCCTGTCCGTCGCCGTCGGCGAGGGCTACCTCGGCCGTGTCGTCGACCCGCTCGGCAACCCGATCGACGGCCTCGGCGAGATCGAGACGTCCGGCCGCCGTGCCCTGGAGCTTCAGGCTCCCGGTGTCATGGCCCGTAAGTCGGTGCACGAGCCGATGGAGACCGGCTACAAGGCCGTCGACGCGATGACCCCGATCGGCCGTGGTCAGCGTCAGCTGATCATCGGTGACCGCCAGACCGGCAAGACCGCCCTGGCCGTCGACACGATCATCAACCAGCGCGACAACTGGCGCTCCGGCGACGTGAAGAAGCAGGTCCGCTGCGTCTACGTCGCCATCGGTCAGAAGGGCTCGACCATCGCCTCCGTGCGTGGCGCCCTCGAAGAGGCCGGCGCGCTGGAGTACACGACCATCGTCGCCGCCCCGGCGTCCGACCCGGCCGGCTTCAAGTACCTGGCGCCGTACACCGGTTCGGCCATCGGTCAGCAGTGGATGTACGAGGGCAAGCACGTCCTCATCATCTTCGACGACCTCTCGAAGCAGGCCGACGCCTACCGCGCCGTGTCGCTGCTGCTGCGCCGCCCGCCGGGCCGCGAGGCCTACCCGGGCGACGTCTTCTACCTGCACTCCCGTCTGCTGGAGCGCTGCGCGAAGCTCTCCGACGACCTGGGCGCCGGCTCGATGACCGGTCTGCCGATCGTCGAGACGAAGGCCAACGACGTCTCGGCGTTCATCCCGACCAACGTCATCTCCATCACCGACGGCCAGTGCTTCCTGGAGTCGGACCTGTTCAACGCCGGTCAGCGCCCCGCGCTGAACGTCGGTATCTCGGTCTCCCGCGTCGGTGGTTCCGCCCAGCACAAGGCGATGCGCCAGGTGTCCGGCCGGCTCCGCCTCGACCTCGCCCAGTACCGTGAGCTGGAGGCGTTCGCCGCCTTCGGTTCCGACCTGGACGCCGCGTCGAAGTCCCAGCTGGAGCGCGGTCAGCGCCTGGTCGAGCTGCTCAAGCAGCCTCAGTACCAGCCGATGCCGACCGAGGACCAGGTCGTCTCCGTGTGGGCCGGCACCACCGGCAAGATGGACGACGTTCCGGTCACCGACATCCGCCGCTTCGAGAAGGAGCTCCTGGAGTACCTGCACCGCAAGGAGCAGGGCCTCATGACCTCCATCAAGGAGGGCGCGAAGATGTCGGACGACACCCTCACCGCTGTTGCCGACGCGATCGCCGAGTTCAAGAAGCAGTTCGAGACCTCGGACGGCAAGCTTCTCGGCGAGGACGCCCCGGCCGCGGCCAAGTGA
- a CDS encoding F0F1 ATP synthase subunit B — MSPLVQLAAEEAENPLIPPIPELVIGLIAFVIVFGFLAKKLLPNINKVLEQRREAIEGGIEKAEAAQTEAQSVLEQYKAQLAEARHEAARLRQEAQEQGAALITEMRAEGQRQREEIVAAGHSQIEADRKAAASALRQDVGRLATELAGKLVGESLEDHARQSRVIDRFLDDLEEKAEASR, encoded by the coding sequence ATGAGCCCCCTGGTTCAGCTGGCGGCTGAGGAAGCGGAAAACCCGCTCATCCCGCCGATTCCGGAGCTCGTGATCGGCCTGATCGCCTTCGTCATCGTCTTCGGCTTCCTCGCCAAGAAGCTTCTCCCGAACATCAACAAGGTTCTGGAGCAGCGGCGCGAGGCCATCGAGGGCGGTATCGAGAAGGCAGAGGCCGCACAGACCGAAGCCCAGAGCGTTCTTGAGCAGTACAAGGCCCAGCTCGCCGAGGCCCGTCACGAGGCCGCGCGGCTGCGCCAGGAGGCGCAGGAGCAGGGCGCCGCACTCATCACCGAGATGCGTGCGGAAGGCCAGCGACAGCGCGAGGAGATCGTCGCCGCCGGGCACAGCCAGATCGAGGCGGACCGCAAGGCCGCCGCGTCCGCGCTGCGTCAGGACGTCGGCAGGCTCGCCACCGAACTGGCCGGCAAGCTCGTCGGGGAGTCCCTCGAGGACCACGCCCGTCAGAGCCGCGTCATCGACCGCTTCCTCGACGACCTCGAGGAGAAGGCCGAGGCGTCTCGATGA
- the atpB gene encoding F0F1 ATP synthase subunit A, translated as MSADPTQVLAFETDCHLFDGCGFPAPGLHSFLFEPLFGDADGNSYFNKTMLLALLGSIIIVGFFWAAFARPKVVPGKLQLVAEAGYDFVRRGVVYETIGKKEGEKYVPLVVSLFFFVWMMNLWSIVPIAQFPVTAIISYPAVLAGIVYILWVSLTFKRQGFVGAWKNFTGYDKSLGAVLPLSMTIELFSNLLVRPFTHAVRLFANMFAGHTLLLLFTIATWYMLNGIGIAYSAVSFVMVLVMTAFELFIQAVQAYVFVLLTCSFIQGALAEHH; from the coding sequence GTGAGTGCTGACCCGACGCAGGTGCTCGCTTTCGAGACCGACTGCCACCTGTTCGACGGTTGTGGCTTCCCGGCTCCGGGCCTGCACTCGTTCCTGTTCGAGCCGCTCTTCGGCGACGCGGACGGCAACTCGTACTTCAACAAGACGATGCTGCTGGCGCTGCTCGGCTCGATCATCATCGTCGGCTTCTTCTGGGCCGCCTTCGCCCGCCCGAAGGTCGTCCCCGGCAAGCTCCAGCTGGTCGCCGAAGCAGGCTACGACTTCGTCCGCCGAGGTGTCGTCTACGAGACCATCGGAAAGAAGGAAGGCGAGAAGTACGTACCGCTGGTCGTCTCGCTCTTCTTCTTCGTCTGGATGATGAACCTCTGGTCGATCGTCCCGATCGCCCAGTTCCCGGTCACCGCGATCATTTCGTACCCCGCGGTCCTCGCCGGCATCGTCTACATCCTGTGGGTCTCCCTGACCTTCAAGCGCCAAGGATTCGTCGGCGCCTGGAAGAACTTCACCGGTTACGACAAGTCGCTCGGCGCGGTCCTCCCGCTGTCGATGACGATCGAGCTCTTCTCGAACCTCCTCGTGCGGCCCTTCACTCACGCCGTCCGACTGTTCGCGAACATGTTCGCCGGCCACACCCTCCTGCTGCTCTTCACGATCGCCACCTGGTACATGCTGAACGGCATCGGCATCGCCTACTCCGCCGTCTCGTTCGTGATGGTTCTCGTGATGACGGCCTTCGAACTCTTCATCCAGGCTGTGCAGGCGTACGTCTTCGTCCTCCTGACCTGCAGCTTCATCCAGGGCGCGCTCGCCGAGCACCACTGA
- a CDS encoding MraY family glycosyltransferase: MREYLLTLCITAAVTYLLTGPVRKFAIVAGAMPEIRARDVHREPTPRLGGIAMFFGLCAGLLVADHLTNLNEVFEKSNEPRALLSGAALIWLIGVLDDKFEIDALIKLGGQMIAAGVMVMQGLTILWLPVPWVGTVALTQWQGTLLTVALVVITINAVNFVDGLDGLAAGMVCIASAAFFMYAYRIWYSYGIEAAAPATLFAAILMGMCLGFLPHNMHPARIFMGDSGSMLIGLVLAAGAISVTGQVDPDIMRLFSGSERNAVHQMVPVYIPLVMPLTIIAIPAADLILAIVRRTWRGQSPFAADRGHLHHRLLEIGHSHSRAVLIMYFWSALIAFGALTYSVNAASMWIVLGVVILSAIGLALLLLPRFRPRAPRWAEAFVPPRYRRRRGAASGAEPAALEGQYGPAGTEPAATAGADGADGHAGEQTPVAVGVTGANGATAIGGRRSSKVRI; encoded by the coding sequence GTGCGTGAATACCTGCTGACGCTCTGCATCACGGCCGCGGTGACGTATCTGCTGACAGGGCCGGTACGCAAGTTCGCGATCGTGGCCGGAGCGATGCCGGAGATCAGGGCCCGTGACGTGCACCGGGAACCCACTCCGCGGCTCGGCGGTATCGCCATGTTCTTCGGCCTGTGCGCCGGCCTGCTGGTCGCCGACCACCTCACCAACCTCAACGAGGTCTTCGAGAAGTCGAACGAGCCGCGCGCCCTGCTCTCCGGGGCAGCGCTGATCTGGCTGATCGGCGTCCTGGACGACAAGTTCGAGATCGACGCCCTGATCAAGCTGGGCGGCCAGATGATCGCCGCCGGCGTCATGGTCATGCAGGGTCTGACGATCCTGTGGCTGCCCGTGCCCTGGGTCGGCACGGTCGCGCTGACCCAGTGGCAGGGCACCCTGCTGACGGTCGCGCTGGTCGTCATCACCATCAACGCGGTCAACTTCGTGGACGGTCTCGACGGTCTCGCGGCCGGCATGGTGTGCATCGCCTCGGCGGCGTTCTTCATGTACGCCTACCGCATCTGGTACTCGTACGGCATCGAGGCCGCCGCCCCGGCGACGCTGTTCGCGGCGATCCTGATGGGGATGTGTCTGGGCTTCCTGCCGCACAACATGCATCCCGCGCGGATCTTCATGGGCGACTCGGGCTCGATGCTGATCGGGCTGGTGCTGGCGGCGGGCGCGATCTCCGTCACGGGCCAGGTCGACCCGGACATCATGCGGCTGTTCTCCGGCTCCGAGCGCAACGCGGTGCACCAGATGGTGCCGGTCTACATCCCGCTGGTGATGCCGTTGACGATCATCGCGATCCCGGCCGCCGACCTGATCCTGGCGATCGTGCGCCGCACCTGGCGCGGCCAGTCGCCGTTCGCCGCGGACCGCGGGCATCTGCACCACCGGCTGCTGGAGATCGGCCACTCGCACAGCCGCGCGGTGCTGATCATGTACTTCTGGTCGGCGCTGATCGCGTTCGGCGCGCTCACCTACTCCGTCAACGCGGCTTCCATGTGGATCGTCCTCGGTGTCGTGATTCTCAGCGCGATCGGTCTGGCGCTGCTCCTGCTGCCGCGCTTCCGCCCGCGCGCCCCGCGCTGGGCCGAGGCGTTCGTGCCGCCGCGCTACCGGCGCCGGCGGGGCGCCGCCTCCGGGGCGGAGCCTGCGGCGCTCGAGGGGCAGTACGGACCGGCCGGGACGGAGCCCGCGGCCACGGCCGGGGCGGACGGAGCCGACGGTCACGCGGGGGAGCAGACGCCCGTCGCGGTGGGTGTGACAGGGGCGAACGGGGCCACCGCGATCGGCGGGCGGCGCAGCTCCAAGGTAAGAATCTGA
- a CDS encoding glycoside hydrolase family 18 chitinase, whose translation MRFRHRAAAAFATLLLPLTGLVGLASPAQAATTATATYTKASDWGTGFEGRWTVKNTGTTAISSWTVEWDFPSGTSVTSAWDADVTSAGTHWTAKNKSYNGSLAPGATVSFGFNGAGTGSPSNCKLNGGGCDGTTVPGDAAPSAPGTPTASAVTDTSVKLAWSAATDDKGVKNYDVLRDGAKVATVTTTSYTDSGLTAGTDYSYTVRARDTADQTGPASGAVAVHTTGGGTTPPTTGDKVKLGYFTEWGIYGRNYNVKNLVTSGSAAKITHINYAFGNVTNGQCAIGDSYADYDKAFTADQSVSGVADTWDQPLRGNFNQLRQLKAKYPNIKVLWSFGGWTWSGGFAQAAANPAAFAQSCYNLVEDPRWADVFDGIDIDWEYPNACGLSCDTSGAAAYKNLMQALRAKFGTGNLVTAATTADGSTGGKIDAADYAGAAQYVNWYNVMTYDFFGAWAAQGPTAPHSPLTSYSGIPQAGFTTADAMAKFKAKGVPASKLLIGIGFYGRGWTGVTQDAPGGTATGPAAGTYEQGIEDYKVLKTSCPATGTIAGTAYAKCGSNWWSYDTPATIAGKMTWAKNQGLGGAFFWEFSGDTSNGELVSAINSGLS comes from the coding sequence ATGCGCTTCAGACACAGAGCCGCGGCAGCGTTCGCGACACTGTTGCTCCCGCTCACCGGCCTGGTCGGCCTCGCGAGCCCCGCCCAGGCCGCCACGACCGCCACCGCCACCTACACCAAGGCCTCGGACTGGGGCACCGGCTTCGAGGGCAGGTGGACGGTGAAGAACACCGGCACCACCGCCATCAGTTCGTGGACGGTCGAGTGGGACTTCCCCTCCGGCACCTCCGTCACCTCCGCGTGGGACGCCGACGTCACCTCCGCCGGCACCCACTGGACCGCCAAGAACAAGTCCTACAACGGCTCCCTCGCCCCCGGCGCCACCGTCTCCTTCGGGTTCAACGGCGCGGGCACCGGCTCCCCCTCCAACTGCAAGCTCAACGGCGGCGGTTGTGACGGCACCACGGTCCCGGGCGACGCCGCCCCGTCCGCCCCGGGCACCCCGACGGCGTCCGCCGTCACCGACACCTCGGTGAAACTGGCCTGGTCCGCCGCCACCGACGACAAGGGCGTCAAGAACTACGACGTCCTGCGCGACGGCGCCAAGGTCGCCACGGTGACGACGACCTCGTACACGGACAGCGGCCTGACCGCCGGCACCGACTACTCCTACACCGTCCGGGCCAGGGACACCGCCGACCAGACCGGCCCGGCCAGCGGCGCGGTCGCCGTGCACACCACCGGCGGCGGCACCACTCCCCCGACCACCGGCGACAAGGTCAAGCTCGGCTACTTCACCGAGTGGGGCATCTACGGCCGCAACTACAACGTCAAGAACCTGGTGACCTCGGGTTCGGCCGCGAAGATCACGCACATCAACTACGCCTTCGGCAACGTCACGAACGGCCAGTGCGCGATCGGCGACTCCTACGCCGACTACGACAAGGCCTTCACCGCCGACCAGTCGGTGAGCGGCGTGGCCGACACCTGGGACCAGCCGCTGCGCGGCAACTTCAACCAGCTGCGCCAGCTGAAGGCCAAGTACCCGAACATCAAGGTCCTGTGGTCCTTCGGCGGCTGGACCTGGTCCGGCGGCTTCGCCCAGGCCGCGGCCAACCCGGCCGCCTTCGCCCAGTCCTGCTACAACCTGGTCGAGGACCCGCGCTGGGCCGACGTCTTCGACGGCATCGACATCGACTGGGAGTACCCGAACGCCTGCGGCCTGTCCTGCGACACCAGCGGGGCGGCGGCCTACAAGAACCTGATGCAGGCCCTGCGCGCCAAGTTCGGCACCGGCAACCTGGTCACCGCGGCCACCACCGCCGACGGCTCCACCGGCGGCAAGATCGACGCGGCCGACTACGCGGGCGCGGCGCAGTACGTCAACTGGTACAACGTGATGACGTACGACTTCTTCGGTGCCTGGGCGGCCCAGGGCCCGACGGCCCCGCACTCCCCGCTCACCTCGTACAGCGGCATCCCACAGGCCGGGTTCACCACGGCCGACGCGATGGCCAAGTTCAAGGCGAAGGGCGTACCCGCGAGCAAGCTGCTCATCGGCATCGGCTTCTACGGGCGCGGCTGGACCGGCGTCACCCAGGACGCACCGGGCGGCACGGCCACGGGACCGGCGGCCGGCACCTACGAGCAGGGCATCGAGGACTACAAGGTCCTCAAGACGTCCTGCCCGGCCACCGGCACCATCGCCGGCACCGCGTACGCGAAGTGCGGCAGCAACTGGTGGTCCTACGACACCCCGGCCACCATCGCCGGAAAGATGACCTGGGCCAAGAACCAGGGCCTGGGCGGTGCGTTCTTCTGGGAGTTCAGCGGAGACACCAGCAACGGTGAGCTGGTGAGCGCCATCAACAGCGGACTGTCGTAA
- a CDS encoding ATP synthase subunit C, translated as MSALQTLAAGVEIKGNLGSIGYGLAAIGPGVGVGIIFGNGTQALARQPEAAGLIRANQILGFAFCEALALIGLVMPFVYPTS; from the coding sequence ATGTCCGCTCTCCAGACCCTTGCCGCCGGCGTCGAGATCAAGGGCAACCTCGGCTCGATCGGCTACGGCCTCGCCGCGATCGGCCCGGGCGTCGGCGTCGGCATCATCTTCGGTAACGGCACCCAGGCGCTCGCCCGTCAGCCCGAGGCTGCCGGCCTGATCCGCGCCAACCAGATCCTCGGCTTCGCCTTCTGTGAGGCGCTCGCCCTGATCGGTCTGGTCATGCCGTTCGTCTACCCGACGTCCTGA
- a CDS encoding DUF2550 domain-containing protein has product MVLALTVCGIVVALVALGLFVFGLRRRLIQRSGGTFDCSLRWDVPEKPDTSGKGWSYGVARYNGDRIEWYRVFSYAYRPRRVLERGSIEVAGRRLPEGEEELALLSDAVILTCVHRGTRLELAMSEDALTGFLAWLEAAPPGQRVNVA; this is encoded by the coding sequence ATGGTCCTCGCTCTGACTGTGTGCGGAATCGTCGTGGCCCTGGTGGCGCTGGGGTTGTTCGTCTTCGGCCTGCGCCGCAGACTCATCCAGCGCTCCGGCGGCACCTTCGACTGTTCCCTGCGCTGGGACGTCCCCGAGAAACCGGACACGAGCGGAAAGGGCTGGAGCTACGGCGTCGCCCGCTACAACGGCGACCGCATCGAGTGGTACCGCGTCTTCTCCTACGCCTACCGTCCGCGCCGTGTCCTGGAGCGGGGCTCGATCGAGGTGGCCGGCCGGCGTCTGCCCGAGGGCGAGGAGGAGCTGGCGCTGCTGTCCGACGCGGTGATCCTCACCTGTGTGCACCGGGGCACGCGCCTCGAACTCGCCATGAGCGAGGACGCCCTGACCGGTTTCCTGGCGTGGCTGGAGGCGGCCCCGCCCGGCCAGCGGGTGAATGTGGCATAG
- a CDS encoding F0F1 ATP synthase subunit epsilon, with protein sequence MAAELHVALVAADREVWSGEATLVVARTTSGDIGVMPGHQPLLGVLESGPVTIRTSDGGTVVAAVHGGFVSFADNKLSLLAEIAELSDEIDVQRVERELERAKAEGDAAAERRADVRLRAAASR encoded by the coding sequence TTGGCTGCTGAGCTGCACGTCGCGCTGGTCGCGGCCGACCGAGAGGTCTGGTCCGGCGAGGCCACCCTGGTCGTCGCGCGCACCACGTCCGGCGACATCGGCGTCATGCCCGGTCACCAGCCGCTGCTCGGTGTGCTGGAGTCGGGCCCGGTGACCATCCGTACGAGTGATGGCGGAACGGTCGTCGCCGCGGTGCACGGCGGTTTCGTCTCGTTCGCCGACAACAAGCTGTCGCTGCTGGCCGAGATCGCCGAGCTGTCGGACGAGATCGACGTCCAGCGCGTGGAGCGGGAACTCGAGCGCGCGAAGGCGGAGGGCGACGCCGCCGCCGAGCGTCGCGCGGACGTTCGACTGCGCGCGGCGGCCTCGCGCTGA
- the atpD gene encoding F0F1 ATP synthase subunit beta, with product MTTTVETAVATGRVARVIGPVVDVEFPVDAMPEIYNALHVEVADPALAGEKKTLTLEVAQHLGDGLVRTISMQPTDGLVRQAAVTDTGTGITVPVGDFTKGKVFNTLGEVLNVDEQYEGERWSIHRKAPNFDELESKTEMFETGVKVIDLLTPYVKGGKIGLFGGAGVGKTVLIQEMIYRVANNHDGVSVFAGVGERTREGNDLIEEMAESGVIDKTALVFGQMDEPPGTRLRVALAGLTMAEYFRDVQKQDVLFFIDNIFRFTQAGSEVSTLLGRMPSAVGYQPNLADEMGLLQERITSTRGHSITSMQAIYVPADDLTDPAPATTFAHLDATTVLSRPISEKGIYPAVDPLDSTSRILDPRYIAADHYNTAMRVKTVLQKYKDLQDIIAILGIDELGEEDKLTVHRARRVERFLSQNTHVAKQFTGVDGSDVPLDESIVAFNAIIDGEYDHFPEQAFFLCGGIEDLKANAKELGVS from the coding sequence ATGACGACGACAGTTGAGACGGCCGTTGCCACGGGCCGCGTCGCCCGGGTCATCGGCCCGGTCGTCGACGTGGAATTCCCCGTCGACGCCATGCCGGAGATCTACAACGCCCTTCACGTCGAGGTGGCCGACCCGGCCCTCGCCGGCGAGAAGAAGACGCTGACCCTGGAGGTCGCCCAGCACCTGGGTGACGGCCTGGTCCGCACGATCTCGATGCAGCCCACCGACGGTCTGGTCCGCCAGGCCGCGGTCACCGACACCGGCACGGGTATCACCGTCCCGGTCGGCGACTTCACCAAGGGCAAGGTGTTCAACACCCTCGGTGAGGTGCTGAACGTCGACGAGCAGTACGAGGGCGAGCGCTGGTCCATCCACCGCAAGGCCCCCAACTTCGACGAGCTCGAGTCGAAGACCGAGATGTTCGAGACCGGCGTCAAGGTCATCGACCTGCTGACCCCGTACGTCAAGGGCGGCAAGATCGGTCTGTTCGGTGGTGCCGGCGTCGGCAAGACGGTGCTCATCCAGGAGATGATCTACCGCGTCGCCAACAACCACGACGGTGTCTCCGTGTTCGCCGGTGTCGGCGAGCGCACCCGTGAGGGCAACGACCTCATCGAGGAGATGGCGGAGTCCGGCGTCATCGACAAGACCGCCCTGGTCTTCGGTCAGATGGACGAGCCCCCGGGCACCCGTCTGCGCGTGGCCCTGGCCGGTCTGACCATGGCGGAGTACTTCCGCGATGTGCAGAAGCAGGACGTGCTGTTCTTCATCGACAACATCTTCCGCTTCACCCAGGCCGGTTCCGAGGTCTCGACCCTGCTCGGCCGGATGCCCTCCGCGGTGGGTTACCAGCCGAACCTGGCCGACGAGATGGGTCTCCTCCAGGAGCGCATCACCTCGACCCGTGGTCACTCGATCACCTCGATGCAGGCGATCTACGTCCCCGCGGACGACCTGACCGACCCGGCCCCGGCCACCACCTTCGCCCACCTCGACGCGACGACGGTTCTCTCCCGTCCGATCTCCGAGAAGGGCATCTACCCGGCCGTGGACCCGCTGGACTCCACGTCCCGGATCCTGGACCCCCGCTACATCGCGGCGGACCACTACAACACCGCGATGCGCGTCAAGACGGTCCTGCAGAAGTACAAGGACCTTCAGGACATCATCGCGATCCTCGGTATCGACGAGCTGGGCGAGGAGGACAAGCTCACCGTCCACCGCGCCCGTCGCGTGGAGCGCTTCCTGTCCCAGAACACCCACGTCGCCAAGCAGTTCACCGGCGTCGACGGGTCGGACGTCCCGCTGGACGAGTCGATCGTGGCCTTCAACGCGATCATCGACGGCGAGTACGACCACTTCCCGGAGCAGGCGTTCTTCCTGTGCGGTGGCATCGAGGACCTGAAGGCCAACGCCAAGGAGCTGGGCGTCTCCTGA
- a CDS encoding F0F1 ATP synthase subunit delta — protein sequence MTAHGASREAFAAARERLDALTDSTSVDAVQLAGELATVAALLDREVSLRRVLTDPAQAGEAKAELVQRLLGSRISGPAVDLVSGLVRSRWSQSRDLVDALEELADIADLTAAQKAGTLDNVEDELFRFGRIVASNPELRAALTNRKATASAKSALLSSLLTRRADAATVRLVTRLVTAPRGRSLEAGLEALSKLAAERRNRMVAVVTSAVPLSDPQKQRLGAALAKLYGRPMHLNLDVDPAVLGGIRVQVGDEVINGSLADRIEDAARRMAS from the coding sequence ATGACCGCACACGGAGCGAGCCGCGAGGCATTCGCAGCAGCCCGTGAGCGTCTCGACGCGCTGACGGACTCCACGTCCGTGGACGCCGTACAGCTCGCGGGTGAGCTGGCGACCGTCGCCGCGCTGCTCGACCGCGAGGTCTCGCTGCGTCGGGTCCTCACCGACCCGGCGCAGGCCGGCGAGGCCAAGGCCGAGCTGGTCCAGCGCCTGCTCGGATCCCGGATCAGCGGCCCCGCCGTCGACCTGGTGTCCGGCCTGGTGCGTTCCCGCTGGTCGCAGTCCCGCGACCTGGTGGACGCGCTGGAGGAGCTGGCGGACATCGCCGACCTCACCGCCGCGCAGAAGGCCGGCACGCTCGACAACGTCGAGGACGAGCTGTTCCGCTTCGGACGGATCGTCGCCTCGAATCCCGAGCTGCGCGCCGCACTGACCAACCGGAAGGCCACCGCCTCGGCCAAGAGCGCGCTGCTGAGCAGCCTGCTCACGCGCCGGGCCGACGCGGCCACCGTGCGACTGGTGACGCGCCTCGTGACCGCGCCCCGTGGACGTAGCCTGGAAGCGGGCCTCGAGGCCCTGTCCAAGCTCGCCGCTGAGCGCCGGAACCGCATGGTTGCCGTCGTCACCTCGGCGGTACCGCTGAGCGACCCGCAGAAGCAGCGCCTCGGCGCCGCCCTCGCCAAGCTCTACGGCCGCCCGATGCACCTGAACCTCGACGTGGACCCCGCGGTCCTCGGCGGGATCCGGGTGCAGGTCGGCGACGAGGTGATCAACGGTTCCCTCGCGGACCGCATCGAGGACGCCGCCCGCCGCATGGCGAGCTAG